In Cynocephalus volans isolate mCynVol1 chromosome 16, mCynVol1.pri, whole genome shotgun sequence, the following proteins share a genomic window:
- the TEPSIN gene encoding AP-4 complex accessory subunit tepsin: protein MAAAPPLRDRLGFLQRLPLLLKGTSDDDVPCPGYLFEEIAKISHESLGSSQCLLEYLLKRLCSSSGHVKLKVLKILLYLCGHGSPSFLLILKCNSSFLQEATDFSGPPDPLHGNSLYQKVRAAAQDLGSTLFSDARLPLLPSRPPRALPPAGMGSQGRPHSALQGFGYSKEVGCPGSAGEAFLSTIQKAAEVVANAVRPGPESSTGPLLRGDTYQPAMTPLTSHGHLTPGNPLPGARAMRHRPGQAGGGWDELESSPGSQDSSQNSDLSRASDLGSRSGSDSHSGASREPGDLAERAEAVASSDWQQEVSLVSSVTRGPCAFLSRDEAQHFIKECGLLNCEAVLELLIRHLGAPSECAQMRALCAIASLGCADLLPQEHILLLARPRLQELSTGSPGPVTNKATKILRHFEASCGQWPPAQRSPAQPGPVAAPAGSSDLLTDTLPLAGGWVFLQPLSSTPILPQGPVPPWGLQPSPAPTPLADASTLPVPGDSSASKTRLAGSREQGAGPEQGLGGTDTPKGGPDSCLWSRDSLFAGMELVACSRLAGAGTAAESPAPQGPQRSAQRVAAIEPPGSELSAFSFLNV from the exons ATGGCGGCCGCGCCGCCGCTGCGGGACCGTCTGGGCTTCCTGCAGCGG CTCCCACTTCTCCTGAAGGGAACGTCGGACGATGACGTCCCGTGTCCGGGCTACCTGTTTGAAGAGATTGCTA AAATCTCCCACGAGTCGCTGGGCAGCAGCCAGTGCCTGCTGGAGTACCTCCTGAAGCGGctgtgcagcagctctggccacGTGAAGCTCAAG GTGCTGAAGATCTTGCTGTACCTGTGCGGCCACGGCTCCCCGTCCTTCCTGCTCATCCTCAAGTGCAactcctccttcctccaggaagccacaG ATTTTTCTGGGCCCCCAGATCCTCTTCACGGGAACAGCTTGTACCAGAAGGTGCGGGCAGCTGCCCAG GACTTGGGCAGCACCTTATTCTCTGACGCCCGGCTGCCTCTGCTGCCCTCCCGGCCACCGCGGGCCCTACCTCCAGCAG GCATGGGCTCCCAAGGCAGGCCTCACAGTGCCCTCCAGGGCTTCGGCTACAGCAAGGAGGTGGGCTGCCCAG GCTCTGCGGGCGAGGCCTTTCTCTCCACCATCCAGAAGGCGGCGGAGGTGGTGGCTAATGCTGTACGCCCTGGGCCTGAGAGTTCTACAGGACCCCTACTGCGGGGTGACACCTACCAGCCTGCCATGACACCTTTGACCAGCCATGGTCACCTCACCCCTGGGAACCCACTCCCAGGGGCCCGAG CCATGAGACACCGGCCCGGGCAGGCTGGTGGGGGCTGGGACGAGCTGGAGAGCAGCCCCGGCTCCCAGGATTCCTCCCAGAACAGCGACCTGAGCAGGGCCTCCGACCTGGGCAGCCGGTCTGGCAGTGACAGTCACTCAGGGGCCAGCCGGGAGCCGGGAGACCTGGCAGAAAG GGCCGAGGCTGTGGCCTCCAGCGACTGGCAGCAGGAGGTGAGCCTGGTGAGCAGCGTGACACGTGGGCCATGCGCCTTCCTGAGCCGTGATGAGGCGCAGCACTTCATCAAAGA GTGCGGGCTGCTCAACTGTGAGGCTGTGCTGGAGCTGCTGATCCGCCACCTGGGTGCGCCCAGCGAGTGTGCGCAGATG AGAGCCCTGTGCGCCATCGCCTCCCTTGGGTGCGCCGACCTGCTTCCCCAGGAGCACATCCTCCTCCTCGCCCGGCCACGGCTGCAGGAGCTGAGCACGGGCAGCCCCGGACCCGTGACCAACAAGGCCACCAAG ATCCTGAGGCACTTTGAAGCCTCCTGTGGCCAGTGGCCCCCTGCCCAGAggtccccagcccagcctggtCCTGTGGCCGCCCCAGCAGGCTCATCTGACCTGCTGACTGACACCCTGCCGCTCGCCGGGGGCTGGGTCTTCCTCCAGCCTCTGAGTTCCACCCCGATCCTGCCCCAGGGCCCTGTTCCTCCCTGGGGGCTGCAGCCCAGCCCGGCGCCCACTCCACTCGCAGATGCCTCCACCCTCCCAGTCCCTGGGGACTCCAGCGCGTCCAAGACCAGACTGGCGGGTTCCAGGGAGCAGGGGGCAGGTCCTGAGCAGGGCCTGGGCGGCACGGACACCCCAAAGGGTGGACCCGACAGCTGCCTGTGGAGTCGTGACTCCTTGTTTGCTGGCATGGAGCTGGTGGCCTGCTCCCGCCTGGCGGGGGCCGGAACTGCTGCGGAGTCCCCGGCCCCCCAGGGCCCCCAGAGATCGGCACAGAGGGTGGCAGCTATAGAGCCTCCTGGCTCTGAGCTGTCGGCTTTCTCctttttaaacgtgtga
- the NDUFAF8 gene encoding NADH dehydrogenase [ubiquinone] 1 alpha subcomplex assembly factor 8: protein MSANGAVWGRVRSRLRAFPERLAACGAEASAYGRCVQASTAPGGRLCKDLCAREFEALRSCFAAAAKTTLKGGF, encoded by the exons ATGTCAGCGAACGGAGCGGTGTGGGGGCGCGTGCGAAGCCGCCTCCGCGCCTTCCCCGAGCGCCTGGCAGCTTGCGGGGCCGAG GCCTCTGCGTACGGCAGGTGCGTGCAGGCCTCCACGGCCCCGGGCGGCCGCCTGTGCAAGGATCTCTGCGCGCGGGAGTTCGAGGCGCTGCGGAGCTGCTTCGCCGCCGCG GCCAAGACGACCCTGAAGGGAGGCTTTTAG